A window of Candidatus Pantoea floridensis contains these coding sequences:
- the yafC gene encoding DNA-binding transcriptional regulator YafC — protein sequence MKASSEELKVFIAVVESGSFSRAAEQLHMANSAVSRTVKKLENKLGVALLTRTTRQLALTHEGEHYFRRVQKLMQEMSTAESELLERQMAPRGILRIDAATPVVLHLLLPMIKPFRERYPDVTLSLISSESFINLIERKVDVAIRAGNLVDSTLRARWLFTSYRKLVATPAYLATYGVPTSVADLAHHECLGFVETPRLNRWPVADESGVLYDIVAGISSNSGETLKQLCLDAQGIACLSDFMVDSEIADGTFIELLAEQRVAVEMPFNAVYYSDLGVSQRVRAFIDFLSEWVKDQPWRVQG from the coding sequence ATGAAAGCATCATCAGAAGAGCTGAAGGTATTCATTGCCGTGGTTGAGAGCGGTAGTTTCAGTCGTGCTGCGGAACAGTTGCACATGGCCAACTCTGCTGTGAGCCGTACTGTAAAAAAGCTAGAAAACAAACTGGGTGTTGCCCTATTGACTCGTACGACTCGTCAGCTAGCGTTAACCCACGAAGGCGAACACTACTTTCGTCGCGTGCAAAAGTTAATGCAGGAGATGTCTACGGCCGAGAGTGAATTGTTAGAGCGTCAGATGGCTCCGCGGGGCATACTGCGCATTGATGCCGCTACGCCTGTGGTTCTTCATCTTCTACTGCCTATGATCAAGCCCTTTCGCGAACGTTATCCAGATGTCACGCTTTCGCTGATTTCCTCTGAGAGTTTTATCAATCTTATTGAACGCAAAGTTGACGTTGCGATTCGTGCAGGAAACCTGGTGGACTCCACGCTACGTGCTCGTTGGCTTTTTACGAGCTATCGTAAATTAGTGGCTACGCCGGCTTATCTGGCAACGTATGGCGTTCCAACATCCGTTGCTGATTTGGCACATCATGAATGTCTTGGCTTCGTTGAAACACCACGCTTAAATCGCTGGCCCGTGGCCGACGAAAGCGGCGTGCTTTACGATATCGTTGCTGGAATATCATCTAACAGTGGTGAGACGCTCAAGCAATTGTGTTTAGACGCTCAAGGCATTGCCTGTTTATCGGATTTTATGGTGGACAGTGAAATAGCAGATGGCACTTTTATCGAATTATTAGCTGAGCAGCGAGTGGCAGTAGAGATGCCTTTTAATGCGGTATATTACAGTGACTTAGGGGTAAGCCAGCGCGTACGCGCTTTTATCGATTTTCTCAGTGAATGGGTAAAAGATCAGCCCTGGCGAGTGCAGGGCTGA
- the dkgB gene encoding 2,5-didehydrogluconate reductase DkgB, which produces MTIPAFGLGTFRLQDDVVIHSVKTALELGYRTVDTAQIYENEAAVGQAIEESRIDRNELFITTKIWIENLSADKLIPSLKQSLTKLRTEYVDLTLIHWPSPGSAVSVKESMLALMAAKEAGLTRQIGISNFPIALMKEAIEAVGVENIATNQIELHPFLQNRQVVDFAKQQGLHITSYMTLAYGEALKDDVINAIAEKHQATPAQVVLAWAMKLGYAVIPSSTKRENLASNMAATDLTLDQEDMASIAALDRQQRLVSPEGLAPDWD; this is translated from the coding sequence ATGACAATCCCCGCTTTTGGTTTAGGTACTTTCCGTCTGCAAGACGATGTTGTAATCCATTCAGTTAAGACCGCGCTTGAGCTTGGTTACCGCACGGTTGATACCGCTCAAATCTATGAAAATGAAGCAGCTGTGGGTCAGGCGATCGAAGAAAGCCGCATAGATCGTAATGAACTGTTTATTACGACTAAGATTTGGATAGAAAATCTCTCTGCAGATAAGTTAATCCCGAGTTTAAAACAGAGCCTAACAAAGCTGCGTACCGAATATGTCGATCTTACATTGATTCATTGGCCCTCGCCTGGCTCGGCAGTTTCGGTAAAAGAGAGCATGCTGGCATTGATGGCCGCAAAAGAAGCGGGACTGACGCGTCAGATTGGTATTTCGAATTTCCCCATTGCCTTGATGAAAGAGGCTATTGAAGCCGTTGGTGTAGAAAACATTGCCACTAACCAAATTGAATTGCATCCCTTCCTACAGAATCGTCAGGTGGTCGACTTTGCTAAACAGCAAGGTCTGCATATCACTTCCTATATGACGCTGGCTTATGGTGAGGCGCTGAAGGATGACGTGATTAATGCAATTGCAGAAAAGCATCAAGCCACTCCGGCTCAAGTGGTTTTGGCCTGGGCGATGAAGTTAGGTTATGCGGTGATCCCGTCATCCACTAAGCGTGAAAATCTGGCCAGCAATATGGCTGCGACGGATCTAACGCTGGATCAAGAAGACATGGCAAGTATTGCAGCGCTGGATCGCCAGCAGCGATTAGTTAGCCCGGAAGGTCTGGCACCAGACTGGGATTAA
- the gmhB gene encoding D-glycero-beta-D-manno-heptose 1,7-bisphosphate 7-phosphatase, whose amino-acid sequence MANKVPAIFLDRDGTLNVDHGYVHEIDNFEFIDGTIEALQALKKMGYALVLVTNQSGIARGMFTEDQFMQLTEWMDWSLADRDVDLDGIYFCPHLPDAPVEAYRQNCDCRKPQPGMLLSAQQHLDIDMAASYMVGDKIEDMQAAQAAGVGTKVLVRSGKPVTAEGEAAADWVINSLAELPARIKKA is encoded by the coding sequence GTGGCGAACAAAGTCCCGGCTATTTTCCTTGATCGTGATGGCACCTTGAATGTCGATCACGGCTATGTCCATGAAATCGATAATTTTGAATTTATTGATGGCACCATCGAAGCGCTGCAGGCGCTGAAGAAGATGGGCTATGCGCTGGTGTTGGTGACGAATCAGTCGGGCATTGCGCGTGGCATGTTTACTGAAGATCAGTTTATGCAGCTTACCGAATGGATGGATTGGTCGCTGGCCGATCGTGATGTTGATTTGGATGGCATCTATTTCTGCCCGCATTTACCTGATGCTCCGGTAGAAGCCTATCGCCAAAACTGTGATTGCCGTAAACCGCAGCCGGGTATGTTGCTCTCCGCACAGCAGCATCTGGATATCGATATGGCTGCTTCTTATATGGTAGGCGACAAAATAGAAGATATGCAGGCGGCGCAAGCGGCAGGCGTGGGTACTAAAGTGCTGGTGCGTAGCGGTAAGCCGGTAACGGCAGAAGGCGAAGCTGCAGCAGATTGGGTTATTAATAGCCTGGCAGAGCTGCCTGCGCGCATCAAAAAGGCCTAA
- the metN gene encoding methionine ABC transporter ATP-binding protein MetN has protein sequence MIKLENITKVFQQGSRTIQALSNVSLHVPAGQIYGVIGSSGAGKSTLIRCVNLLERPTSGRVLVDDQELTTLSSGQLTLARRQIGMIFQHFNLMNSRTVSGNVALPLELGNLSREQIKKRVTELLELVGLSDKHDSWPANLSGGQKQRVAIARALASNPKVLLCDEATSALDPATTRSILELLKDINRRLGITILLITHEMDVVKRICDQVAVISNGELIEKDSVSEVFSHPKTPLAQQFIQSTLHLDIPDDYQQRMVPQATAESVPLLRLEFTGKSVDAPLLSEAARRFNVNNNIISAQMDYAGGVKFGIMLAEMDGSETDTQAAIAWLKENHVKVEVLGYV, from the coding sequence ATGATTAAACTTGAGAATATAACCAAAGTGTTCCAGCAGGGCTCACGCACTATTCAGGCGCTGTCAAATGTCAGCCTGCACGTGCCTGCTGGGCAGATTTACGGCGTCATCGGTTCATCCGGTGCCGGTAAAAGTACCCTTATTCGCTGCGTCAATTTGCTGGAGCGTCCAACCTCTGGTCGTGTTCTGGTTGATGATCAAGAGCTAACCACACTTTCATCAGGTCAGTTGACACTGGCGCGCCGTCAGATTGGCATGATCTTCCAGCACTTTAATCTGATGAACTCACGTACCGTTTCCGGCAATGTGGCACTGCCCCTGGAGCTAGGTAATCTTTCGCGCGAGCAAATTAAAAAGCGCGTCACCGAGCTGCTCGAACTGGTGGGCTTATCCGACAAGCACGATAGCTGGCCGGCAAATCTCTCTGGCGGACAAAAACAGCGTGTGGCTATTGCCCGAGCGCTGGCAAGTAATCCCAAGGTTTTACTGTGCGATGAAGCCACCAGTGCATTGGATCCCGCTACGACACGTTCCATTCTGGAGCTGCTGAAAGACATTAATCGCCGTCTCGGTATTACCATTCTATTGATCACTCACGAAATGGATGTGGTGAAGCGTATCTGCGATCAGGTTGCGGTAATCAGCAATGGTGAGCTGATCGAGAAAGACAGCGTTAGCGAAGTGTTCTCACATCCAAAAACACCGCTGGCGCAGCAATTTATTCAATCTACTTTGCATCTTGATATTCCCGACGACTACCAGCAACGCATGGTGCCACAGGCAACAGCCGAGAGTGTGCCGTTGCTGCGTCTGGAATTCACCGGTAAATCGGTTGATGCCCCGCTGCTCTCCGAAGCGGCACGCCGCTTTAACGTTAACAACAACATTATCAGTGCGCAGATGGATTACGCCGGTGGCGTGAAGTTCGGCATCATGTTGGCCGAAATGGATGGCAGTGAAACAGATACACAAGCCGCAATTGCCTGGCTGAAAGAAAATCATGTGAAAGTAGAGGTGTTGGGTTATGTCTGA
- a CDS encoding methionine ABC transporter permease MetI, whose amino-acid sequence MSEAMMWLLTRGVWETLMMTFVSGFFGFVLGLPVGVLLYVTRPGQILANNALYRVLSALVNIFRSIPFIILLVWMIPFTRAIVGTSIGLQAAIVPLTVGAAPFIARMVENALLELPTGLIEASRAMGATPLQIVRKVLLPEALPGLVNAATITLITLVGYSAMGGAVGAGGLGQIGYQYGYIGYNATVMNTVLILLVVLVYLIQFCGDRIVRAVSHK is encoded by the coding sequence ATGTCTGAAGCGATGATGTGGTTACTGACGCGCGGCGTCTGGGAAACGCTGATGATGACCTTTGTCTCCGGTTTCTTTGGTTTTGTCCTCGGTCTTCCAGTTGGCGTGCTGCTGTATGTGACGCGTCCGGGTCAGATTCTGGCCAACAATGCGCTTTATCGCGTGCTGTCAGCGCTGGTGAATATCTTCCGTTCGATCCCATTCATTATCTTATTGGTGTGGATGATTCCCTTCACGCGCGCCATCGTCGGCACGTCCATTGGTTTGCAAGCCGCCATCGTGCCGCTGACCGTGGGGGCCGCGCCATTTATTGCACGTATGGTCGAGAACGCACTGCTGGAGCTGCCAACCGGTTTGATTGAAGCCTCGCGCGCCATGGGCGCAACGCCGCTGCAGATTGTGCGTAAAGTCCTGCTGCCAGAAGCCCTGCCGGGTCTGGTGAATGCCGCTACAATTACGCTGATTACGCTGGTCGGCTACTCTGCAATGGGTGGCGCAGTGGGTGCTGGCGGTCTGGGCCAGATTGGCTATCAATATGGTTACATCGGCTATAACGCCACCGTCATGAACACCGTACTGATCCTACTGGTCGTTCTGGTGTATTTAATCCAATTCTGTGGCGACCGCATCGTGCGTGCTGTGTCCCATAAGTAA
- a CDS encoding MetQ/NlpA family lipoprotein, with translation MSFTFKKIAAVGALIGVIALAGCDQKAKDPNHIKVGVIVGAEQQVAETAVKVAKEKYGLDVELVTFNDYVLPNEALSKGDIDVNAFQHKPYLDQQIKDRGYKLAVVANTFVYPIAGYSKKIKSLDELQNGSQVAIPNDPTNLGRSLLLLQKVGLIKLKDGVGLLPTSLDITENPKNLKIVELEAPQLPRSLDDQQIALAVINTTYASQIGLTPAKDGIFVEDKDSPYVNLIVSREDNKDAENVKKFVQAYQSDEVSEAANKIFNGGAVKGW, from the coding sequence ATGTCTTTTACATTTAAAAAGATTGCCGCTGTGGGCGCTCTGATTGGCGTGATTGCGCTGGCAGGATGCGATCAGAAAGCAAAAGATCCAAACCATATCAAAGTGGGTGTAATCGTCGGTGCTGAGCAGCAGGTTGCTGAAACTGCAGTGAAAGTCGCTAAAGAGAAATATGGCCTCGATGTTGAGCTGGTGACCTTTAACGATTACGTGCTGCCGAATGAAGCGCTGAGCAAGGGTGATATCGACGTGAACGCCTTCCAGCATAAGCCGTATCTGGATCAACAGATCAAAGACCGTGGCTACAAGCTGGCCGTTGTTGCCAACACCTTCGTTTACCCAATTGCAGGTTATTCCAAGAAAATCAAATCGCTGGATGAGTTGCAGAATGGTTCTCAGGTCGCTATCCCGAACGATCCGACTAACCTTGGCCGCTCCCTGCTGCTGCTGCAAAAAGTAGGCCTGATTAAATTGAAAGATGGCGTTGGTCTGCTGCCAACCTCTCTGGATATCACAGAAAACCCGAAAAACCTGAAGATTGTTGAGCTGGAAGCGCCGCAGTTGCCACGTTCACTGGACGATCAGCAGATTGCACTGGCGGTGATCAACACCACTTACGCCAGCCAGATTGGCCTGACGCCAGCCAAAGATGGCATCTTCGTGGAAGACAAAGATTCACCTTATGTGAACCTGATTGTGAGCCGTGAAGACAACAAAGACGCTGAGAACGTGAAGAAGTTTGTTCAGGCCTACCAGTCAGACGAAGTGTCTGAAGCGGCCAACAAGATCTTCAACGGTGGTGCCGTGAAAGGCTGGTAA
- the rcsF gene encoding Rcs stress response system protein RcsF — protein sequence MRFLPLCLLALMLTGCVREYHPISSAPSRPQQASNQPERKPAARPAPVKIYTDATDLVSNPFRDLGEVSGEDCQSSNQDSPPNINTARKRLQIKAAGMKANAVLLHKCEIVSSTPGCYRQAICQGSALKVSNQ from the coding sequence ATGCGTTTTTTACCGCTCTGCTTGTTGGCATTGATGCTAACTGGGTGTGTGCGTGAATATCACCCGATAAGCAGTGCTCCATCTCGACCGCAACAGGCATCCAACCAACCAGAACGCAAGCCTGCGGCACGTCCCGCACCGGTGAAGATCTACACCGATGCGACCGACCTGGTTAGCAACCCGTTCCGCGATTTAGGTGAAGTTTCTGGCGAAGATTGCCAAAGCAGCAACCAGGATTCCCCCCCGAACATTAACACCGCACGTAAGCGTCTGCAGATCAAAGCGGCTGGCATGAAAGCTAACGCCGTGCTGCTGCATAAATGTGAAATTGTCTCGAGTACGCCCGGCTGTTATCGCCAGGCCATTTGCCAGGGTTCCGCACTGAAAGTCTCGAATCAATGA
- the tsaA gene encoding tRNA (N6-threonylcarbamoyladenosine(37)-N6)-methyltransferase TrmO — translation MSEFACAQIGVIRSPWKEKFAVPRQPGLVQDGGGELHLLPPYNQPEALRGLEDFSHLWILFIFHQTMEGGWRPTVRPPRLGGNARMGVFATRSTFRPNPIGMSLVELKGIRCEKQQVILRLGSLDLVDGTPVVDIKPYLPFAEALPDARAGFAQAAPDATMPVRFSPLAQSQLEKHLKTYPQLARFITDVLAQDPRPAYRKGETQDREYAAWLLDFNVRWRIDEAGTEVIALDPR, via the coding sequence ATGAGTGAGTTTGCCTGCGCGCAAATCGGCGTGATTCGTTCACCGTGGAAAGAGAAGTTTGCCGTCCCGCGCCAGCCCGGTCTGGTGCAGGATGGCGGCGGCGAGTTGCATCTCTTACCGCCTTACAATCAGCCGGAAGCGTTACGTGGGCTGGAAGATTTCAGCCATCTGTGGATTCTGTTTATCTTTCATCAAACCATGGAAGGTGGCTGGCGTCCGACGGTGCGCCCACCGCGTCTCGGCGGCAATGCGCGCATGGGCGTGTTCGCCACCCGCTCGACCTTCCGCCCTAATCCTATTGGCATGTCGCTGGTTGAGCTAAAAGGCATTCGCTGCGAGAAGCAGCAGGTCATTTTACGGCTTGGCAGCCTCGACTTAGTCGATGGTACGCCGGTGGTGGACATCAAACCCTACCTGCCCTTTGCCGAAGCGCTACCTGATGCGCGCGCCGGTTTTGCCCAGGCCGCTCCGGATGCCACTATGCCGGTACGCTTTTCGCCGCTGGCGCAGAGCCAGCTTGAGAAGCACCTGAAAACATACCCACAGCTGGCACGTTTTATCACCGACGTACTGGCGCAGGATCCACGTCCCGCCTACCGTAAAGGTGAAACGCAGGATCGTGAATATGCCGCATGGCTACTCGACTTTAACGTGCGCTGGCGCATTGATGAGGCAGGAACCGAGGTGATCGCCCTCGATCCACGCTAA
- the proS gene encoding proline--tRNA ligase produces MRTTQYLLSTLKETPSDAEVISHQLMLRAGMIRKLASGLYTWLPTGIRVLRKVENIVREEMNNAGAIEISMPVVQPADLWEESGRWEQYGPELLRIKDRHERPFVLGPTHEEVVTDLIRNELSSYKQLPLNLYQIQTKFRDEVRPRFGVMRSREFIMKDAYSFHTTQESLQETYDAMYRAYSQSFSRMGLDFRAVQADTGSIGGSASHEFQVLALSGEDDVIFSSESDYAANIEKAEALAPAGERPQATQAMTQFDTPNAKTIAELVEQHQLPIEKTVKTLFVKATEESGHTLVALLLRGDHQLNEIKAEKLDIVAAPLEMASEEEIRALLGAGPGSLGPVGLTMPVIADRTVAKTSDFCAGANIDGKHLSGINWGRDLPEPRVEDIRNVVEGDPSPDGKGTLQIKRGIEVGHIFQLGTKYSEAMKAAVQGEDGRNQVMTMGCYGIGITRVVAAAIEQNNDERGIIWPAALAPFEVAILPMNMHKSFRVQQLAEELYNTLRAKGIDVILDDRKERPGVMFADMELIGVPHTIVIGDRNLDNQEIEYKARTASEKQMIKQHDIVDFLVQALNK; encoded by the coding sequence ATGCGTACTACTCAATATCTGCTCTCCACTCTGAAGGAGACACCTTCCGATGCAGAAGTGATCAGCCACCAGCTGATGCTGCGCGCCGGCATGATCCGCAAACTGGCTTCCGGTCTCTATACCTGGCTGCCAACCGGTATTCGCGTATTGCGAAAAGTTGAAAATATCGTGCGTGAAGAGATGAATAACGCCGGTGCGATTGAGATCTCCATGCCGGTGGTTCAGCCTGCCGATTTGTGGGAAGAGAGTGGCCGCTGGGAGCAGTACGGCCCGGAACTGCTGCGCATTAAAGATCGCCATGAGCGTCCTTTCGTATTGGGTCCAACCCATGAAGAAGTCGTAACCGATCTGATCCGCAACGAGCTGAGCTCTTATAAGCAGTTACCGCTTAACCTGTATCAGATCCAGACCAAATTCCGTGATGAAGTGCGCCCGCGTTTTGGTGTGATGCGTTCACGTGAGTTCATCATGAAAGATGCTTACTCGTTCCACACTACGCAGGAATCGCTGCAGGAAACCTACGACGCGATGTACCGCGCCTATAGCCAGAGCTTTAGCCGTATGGGTCTGGATTTCCGCGCGGTACAGGCGGATACCGGTTCGATCGGCGGTAGCGCATCGCACGAGTTCCAGGTCCTGGCGTTGAGCGGTGAAGACGATGTGATCTTCTCGAGTGAGTCTGATTACGCGGCCAACATTGAGAAGGCTGAAGCCTTAGCGCCGGCTGGCGAGCGTCCGCAGGCAACCCAGGCGATGACGCAGTTCGATACGCCAAATGCCAAGACTATCGCCGAGCTGGTTGAGCAACATCAGCTGCCGATTGAAAAAACCGTTAAAACGCTGTTCGTAAAAGCGACCGAAGAGAGCGGCCACACGCTGGTTGCCCTGCTGCTGCGCGGCGATCATCAGCTAAACGAAATCAAAGCTGAAAAGCTGGATATCGTGGCAGCACCGCTGGAAATGGCCAGCGAAGAAGAGATCCGCGCATTATTAGGTGCAGGCCCAGGTTCACTCGGTCCGGTTGGTTTGACCATGCCAGTGATTGCCGATCGTACCGTGGCGAAAACCAGCGACTTCTGCGCCGGTGCGAACATCGATGGCAAGCATTTGAGCGGCATCAACTGGGGTCGCGATCTGCCAGAACCCCGCGTGGAAGATATCCGTAACGTGGTTGAAGGTGACCCAAGCCCGGACGGTAAAGGCACGCTGCAGATTAAACGCGGTATTGAGGTGGGCCACATCTTCCAGCTGGGAACCAAGTACTCGGAAGCGATGAAAGCGGCGGTACAGGGCGAAGATGGCCGTAACCAGGTGATGACCATGGGTTGCTACGGCATCGGTATCACGCGCGTGGTGGCAGCGGCAATTGAGCAGAACAACGATGAGCGCGGCATCATCTGGCCTGCAGCGCTGGCACCGTTCGAAGTCGCCATTTTGCCGATGAACATGCACAAATCTTTCCGCGTGCAACAGCTGGCAGAAGAGCTGTACAACACGCTGCGTGCGAAAGGCATCGACGTGATTCTGGATGACCGTAAAGAGCGTCCAGGCGTGATGTTTGCGGATATGGAGCTGATCGGCGTACCGCACACTATCGTGATTGGCGATCGTAATCTCGATAACCAGGAAATTGAGTACAAGGCGCG